The following are from one region of the Natronosporangium hydrolyticum genome:
- a CDS encoding LysR family transcriptional regulator, translating into MKLELRHLRIVCAIADTGSITKAAAALGLAQPALAAQLKRIERAIGGQLFERDRHGARPTPLGELMLTRARILLPAIQGLEDEAARLASTAATTMKAYRIGTVNGPILSGLMQRLTSEYPDAVLSTHTSWEASELAEMLATGRLDYALVGACGSSSPPTALGSGAERDLAWHVVAVDAVFILLPEDHPLAGQREVDLSDLADASWVMTPGDGCFRSCFAAACARAGFTARDMYEGDVRTCVELVEAGTAIAPCQSSFRPPPGLVSVPIAGTPLHWRHLLGWHPETPASQHADRIAYYAVEAYQDAVERLPRYAEWLRRQPQFGAQPLAAAKPLSTQ; encoded by the coding sequence ATGAAGCTCGAGCTGCGGCATCTGCGGATCGTGTGCGCGATCGCGGACACCGGCAGCATCACTAAGGCAGCCGCCGCGCTGGGGCTCGCGCAGCCTGCTTTGGCCGCCCAACTTAAACGGATCGAGCGGGCGATCGGCGGCCAACTATTTGAACGCGACCGGCACGGCGCCCGCCCTACTCCGCTCGGTGAACTCATGCTCACTCGAGCCCGGATCCTGCTACCCGCGATCCAAGGGCTGGAGGATGAGGCCGCCCGGCTCGCCAGCACCGCCGCGACGACCATGAAGGCCTACCGGATCGGCACCGTAAACGGCCCGATCCTCAGTGGATTGATGCAGCGGCTCACCTCCGAGTACCCCGATGCCGTACTGTCCACACACACCTCATGGGAGGCCTCCGAGCTAGCGGAGATGCTCGCTACCGGCCGGCTCGACTATGCCCTCGTCGGCGCCTGCGGCAGCTCCTCGCCGCCGACCGCCCTCGGCTCCGGCGCCGAACGGGACCTCGCCTGGCACGTCGTCGCGGTGGACGCCGTCTTCATCCTCCTGCCCGAGGACCATCCACTCGCCGGCCAGCGCGAAGTCGACCTCAGCGATCTCGCCGACGCGTCCTGGGTGATGACCCCCGGCGACGGGTGCTTCCGAAGCTGCTTCGCCGCCGCCTGCGCCCGGGCCGGTTTCACCGCCCGCGACATGTATGAGGGCGATGTCCGCACCTGTGTGGAGCTGGTAGAGGCGGGCACCGCGATCGCACCCTGCCAGTCGAGCTTCCGACCACCGCCCGGGCTGGTCTCGGTACCGATCGCCGGCACTCCGCTGCACTGGCGACATCTGCTCGGGTGGCACCCGGAGACACCGGCTTCGCAGCACGCCGACCGGATCGCCTACTACGCCGTCGAGGCCTATCAGGACGCCGTTGAGCGACTACCCCGCTACGCGGAGTGGCTCAGGCGGCAGCCGCAGTTCGGCGCACAGCCACTCGCCGCAGCTAAGCCACTATCTACTCAGTGA
- a CDS encoding class I SAM-dependent methyltransferase encodes MTPYDIDPVAWHESWDRQQEAFMPDREQRFSALLDVVDAVTGGQPMRVLDLAGGPGSLSLRVRQRFPDVVTTVVDIDPVLLAIARASLPGGASVVSADLSDPDWLAALPHREYDAVLTATALHWFPAERVAEIYAEAWQVLRPGGVFANVDHIIDDGLPSLAERLEQRARERRHARWAAGAVLSWQGWWEHVANDPVLGPLAAERAKIFEIEHRSSESFPPLSWHLTALRSAGFTEVGSVWRGGAEGAVAGVR; translated from the coding sequence ATGACTCCTTACGACATCGACCCTGTCGCATGGCACGAGAGCTGGGATCGACAGCAGGAAGCCTTCATGCCCGACCGCGAGCAACGCTTCTCCGCGTTACTGGATGTGGTGGATGCGGTGACCGGCGGTCAACCGATGCGGGTGCTCGACCTGGCCGGCGGCCCGGGTTCCCTCTCGCTGCGGGTCCGGCAGCGGTTCCCCGATGTGGTCACCACGGTGGTCGACATCGACCCGGTGCTACTCGCCATCGCCCGCGCGTCACTGCCGGGCGGCGCTTCGGTGGTGAGCGCCGACCTGTCCGACCCGGACTGGCTGGCGGCGCTACCTCACCGGGAGTACGACGCCGTGCTGACCGCCACCGCACTGCACTGGTTCCCGGCCGAGCGGGTCGCCGAGATCTACGCGGAGGCGTGGCAGGTGCTCCGGCCCGGCGGAGTCTTTGCCAATGTGGACCACATCATCGACGACGGGCTACCCAGCCTCGCCGAGCGACTGGAGCAACGGGCGCGCGAGCGGCGGCATGCCCGGTGGGCAGCGGGCGCGGTGCTGTCCTGGCAGGGTTGGTGGGAGCACGTGGCGAACGATCCGGTGCTGGGGCCGCTAGCGGCCGAGCGGGCCAAGATCTTCGAGATCGAGCACCGCTCCTCGGAATCCTTCCCGCCGCTGTCGTGGCACCTGACGGCGCTTCGTAGCGCAGGCTTTACTGAGGTGGGCTCGGTCTGGCGCGGGGGCGCGGAGGGGGCCGTCGCCGGGGTGCGCTGA
- a CDS encoding DUF6232 family protein, which translates to MTTYYRDSQVRVTDRAIEVGPRVFPTDELTYVWHERGRPTLETTTRRFARFGLIAILTVPVFIGGVLAAGFIAREHGIAAQIGLAVALVGLGVVLLMLLAPLLEFPMMALERSYDRGTSVHEIWVRWRHQDLLLYRTDNAARFGAIYRAIQRAVEREEV; encoded by the coding sequence GTGACCACTTATTACCGGGACAGCCAGGTACGGGTCACCGACCGCGCGATCGAGGTCGGCCCGCGGGTCTTCCCGACCGACGAACTGACCTACGTCTGGCACGAACGGGGCCGCCCGACCCTGGAGACCACCACCCGCCGGTTCGCCCGGTTCGGCCTGATCGCGATCCTGACCGTGCCGGTGTTCATCGGCGGGGTGCTGGCGGCGGGTTTCATCGCCCGCGAACACGGGATCGCGGCGCAGATCGGGCTCGCGGTGGCGCTGGTCGGGCTCGGCGTGGTGCTACTGATGCTGCTCGCCCCGCTGCTCGAATTCCCGATGATGGCGCTGGAACGCTCCTACGACCGGGGCACCTCGGTGCACGAGATCTGGGTCCGGTGGCGTCACCAGGATCTGCTCCTTTACCGCACCGACAACGCGGCCCGGTTCGGCGCGATCTACCGCGCCATCCAGCGGGCGGTCGAACGGGAAGAGGTGTGA
- a CDS encoding multicopper oxidase family protein, translating to MRRIPILIASALALVLLGGAALAGAGAWTWQRAVLDTTGQLAFDQPLAIPPLLEGELDDDGHRVFDLAAGVGQHDLGGGPMETWGYNGDYLGPTLRASRGEQVTVNIDNQLPDPTTVHWHGMGLPAAMDGGPHTAIGPGESAAPSWRIDQPAATLWYHPHPHGETEQQVYRGLAGLFLIEDEPGAALPLPDEYGVDDIPVVVQDKQFDDGELDASANFLSGVGILGDSIVVNGTPSPYLDVTTERVRLRLLNGSTARSYDFGFADDRRFALIGTDGGLLSEPHHTTRVMLSPGERAELVVELAPAETATLRSYPPELGVNAYGSRFGGGDDTLDILQLRAADQLAPRPEVPTDLVEVPRLDPAEAVATRSLQLGGSHINGQRMDMSRIDFAVTAGSVEVWRVQNADGTPHNFHIHDVQFQVLSVGGAGPPPELAGWKDTVYLPAGVSFELIARFSDYPDPDIPYMFHCHLLRHEDDGMMGQFVLVEEGQSAGDLDQHEDHGHGHHDGHGANHDHDQQ from the coding sequence ATGCGACGCATCCCCATCCTCATCGCGAGCGCATTAGCGCTGGTCCTGCTCGGCGGCGCCGCGCTGGCGGGTGCCGGCGCCTGGACCTGGCAACGAGCCGTTCTCGACACGACCGGCCAACTCGCCTTCGACCAGCCGCTGGCCATCCCGCCGCTGCTCGAGGGTGAGCTCGACGACGACGGGCACCGGGTCTTCGACCTCGCCGCCGGCGTCGGCCAGCACGACCTCGGCGGCGGCCCCATGGAGACCTGGGGCTACAACGGCGACTACCTCGGCCCGACGCTCCGCGCCAGCCGCGGCGAGCAGGTCACGGTCAACATCGACAACCAGCTCCCCGACCCCACCACCGTGCACTGGCACGGGATGGGGCTCCCCGCCGCGATGGATGGCGGCCCGCACACCGCCATCGGGCCCGGTGAAAGCGCGGCCCCCAGCTGGCGCATCGACCAACCCGCCGCCACCTTGTGGTACCACCCCCACCCACACGGCGAGACCGAACAACAGGTCTACCGCGGCCTCGCCGGACTCTTCCTGATCGAGGACGAGCCCGGCGCCGCGCTGCCGCTGCCGGACGAGTACGGCGTCGACGACATCCCCGTCGTGGTGCAGGACAAACAGTTCGACGACGGGGAGCTCGACGCCTCCGCCAACTTCCTGAGCGGGGTGGGCATCCTGGGCGACTCGATCGTGGTCAACGGCACCCCGTCGCCGTACCTGGATGTGACCACCGAGCGGGTCCGGCTGCGGCTGCTGAACGGATCCACCGCCCGCAGCTACGACTTCGGCTTCGCCGACGACCGTCGGTTCGCACTGATCGGAACCGACGGCGGCCTGCTCAGCGAGCCCCACCACACCACCCGGGTCATGCTCTCCCCCGGTGAACGGGCGGAGCTGGTGGTCGAGCTGGCGCCTGCCGAGACGGCCACACTCCGCAGCTACCCACCTGAGCTGGGCGTCAACGCCTATGGCAGCCGCTTCGGCGGCGGCGACGACACCCTCGACATCTTGCAGCTGCGGGCGGCCGACCAGCTGGCGCCACGCCCGGAGGTGCCGACCGACCTGGTCGAGGTGCCCCGGCTGGACCCGGCCGAGGCGGTGGCGACGAGGTCGCTACAGCTGGGCGGAAGCCACATCAACGGCCAGCGGATGGACATGTCGCGGATCGACTTCGCGGTCACCGCCGGCAGCGTCGAGGTATGGCGGGTGCAGAACGCGGACGGCACTCCGCACAACTTCCACATCCACGACGTGCAGTTCCAAGTACTCTCCGTCGGCGGCGCCGGGCCGCCGCCGGAGTTGGCCGGCTGGAAAGACACCGTCTATCTACCCGCGGGGGTGAGCTTCGAGCTGATCGCACGCTTCTCCGACTACCCCGACCCCGACATCCCGTACATGTTCCACTGCCACCTGCTCCGCCACGAGGACGACGGCATGATGGGCCAGTTCGTGTTGGTCGAGGAGGGGCAGTCGGCCGGTGACCTCGACCAGCACGAAGATCACGGGCACGGCCACCACGATGGCCACGGAGCTAACCACGACCACGATCAGCAGTGA
- a CDS encoding PadR family transcriptional regulator, which produces MKPDLLRGHLDAMILAVLEHQPRHGYAIMEALQARSGGALDLPTGTLYPALRRLERAGYLRSDWSTVGGRQRRTYQLTEGGARALRAERTQWREFSTVVEGVLRAGPAGAG; this is translated from the coding sequence ATGAAGCCCGATCTGCTGCGCGGCCATCTCGACGCGATGATTCTGGCGGTGCTGGAGCACCAGCCCCGGCACGGCTACGCGATCATGGAGGCGTTACAGGCGCGCAGCGGCGGAGCGCTCGACCTGCCGACCGGCACGCTCTATCCGGCGCTGCGTCGGCTGGAACGGGCCGGCTACCTTCGCAGCGACTGGAGCACCGTCGGTGGCCGCCAGCGCCGGACCTACCAGCTCACCGAGGGCGGTGCCCGCGCACTCCGCGCGGAGCGGACCCAGTGGCGGGAGTTCAGCACCGTGGTCGAGGGGGTGCTCCGAGCCGGCCCGGCCGGCGCCGGCTAA
- a CDS encoding permease prefix domain 1-containing protein, which translates to MDVIEAYLDRLSRSLVGPGRCRRDLVAEARDGLVDAAEAYQRAGTPEGEARRRAVADFGSSDEIAAAFQTELALSQARRAVLLAVALLTAQPLLWQAAGALLLGSGTARWPGGYAVLDQVLSWLGTATVLAAVAALVASGAATRRWAPAALARGLGWAVLTACVVFGVLGAAMTVVAPGGLVVSVALSVGLLLVPLLVVARSARRALVAG; encoded by the coding sequence GTGGACGTCATCGAGGCATACCTGGACCGGTTGTCCCGGTCGCTGGTGGGGCCGGGCCGATGCCGGCGAGACCTGGTAGCAGAGGCTCGGGACGGGTTGGTCGACGCCGCCGAGGCGTACCAACGGGCCGGCACACCCGAGGGTGAGGCGAGGCGGCGGGCGGTGGCCGACTTTGGCTCTTCCGACGAGATCGCGGCGGCGTTCCAGACCGAGCTCGCACTGTCGCAGGCGCGCCGGGCGGTGCTGCTCGCGGTGGCCCTGCTCACGGCCCAGCCGTTGTTGTGGCAGGCGGCGGGGGCGTTGCTGCTGGGCTCCGGGACGGCCCGTTGGCCCGGCGGGTACGCGGTGCTCGATCAGGTGCTGAGTTGGCTGGGGACGGCGACCGTCCTGGCCGCGGTCGCGGCGTTGGTCGCCAGTGGGGCGGCGACTCGGCGGTGGGCGCCGGCGGCGCTCGCCCGCGGGCTGGGCTGGGCGGTGCTGACCGCCTGCGTGGTCTTCGGAGTGCTCGGCGCGGCGATGACCGTGGTCGCTCCGGGCGGGTTGGTAGTCAGCGTGGCGCTCTCCGTCGGGCTGCTGCTGGTGCCGCTGCTGGTGGTTGCCCGCTCGGCGCGGCGCGCTCTCGTCGCCGGTTAG
- a CDS encoding NADP-dependent succinic semialdehyde dehydrogenase translates to MAIETINPATGETLKSFEPMTDRQVAQQLSRAATGFEELRRSSYQQRSQWLRAAADILDAETDSVARMMTTEMGKTLVAARAEVGKCAAACRFYAEHGAAFLADEPADAPAVGARRAYARYEPLGPVLAIMPWNFPLWQAMRFAAPALMAGNPGLLKHASNVPQTALYLADLFARAGFPDGAFSTLLIGSDAVPRVLRDDRVRAATLTGSEAAGRAVAAIAGEQLKKTVLELGGSDPFVVMPSADIAAAAAAATTSRCLNNGQSCISAKRFLVHREVYDEFTDAFVAAMAAQVLDDPMAETSDVGPLATASGRDEVEEQVRDAVLHGARVRCGGDRPNRPGWWYPPTVVTDLTPQMRMWSEEVFGPVAGVFQVDSYADAVALANDTPFGLGANAWTADPAEQESFVQDLAAGLVFINGIVTSHPQLPFGGIKNSGYGRELSAHGIREFCNLKTVWMA, encoded by the coding sequence ATGGCGATCGAGACCATCAACCCGGCCACCGGTGAGACGCTCAAGAGCTTCGAACCAATGACCGACCGGCAGGTGGCGCAGCAGCTCAGCCGGGCCGCGACCGGCTTCGAGGAGCTGCGGCGCAGCTCGTACCAGCAACGGTCGCAGTGGCTGCGGGCCGCCGCCGACATCCTCGACGCCGAGACTGACAGCGTCGCCCGGATGATGACCACCGAGATGGGCAAGACCCTGGTCGCCGCCCGCGCCGAGGTCGGTAAGTGCGCCGCCGCCTGCCGCTTCTACGCCGAGCACGGCGCCGCGTTCCTCGCCGACGAGCCGGCTGACGCGCCCGCGGTGGGGGCCCGCCGCGCGTACGCCCGGTACGAACCGCTCGGCCCGGTGCTGGCGATCATGCCGTGGAACTTCCCGCTCTGGCAGGCGATGCGGTTTGCCGCACCGGCCCTGATGGCCGGTAACCCAGGGCTGCTCAAGCACGCCTCCAATGTGCCCCAGACCGCCCTGTATCTGGCCGACCTGTTCGCCCGCGCCGGCTTCCCGGACGGCGCCTTCTCGACGTTGCTGATCGGCTCCGACGCGGTGCCCCGGGTGCTGCGGGACGACCGGGTGCGGGCCGCCACCTTGACCGGCAGTGAGGCCGCCGGGCGGGCGGTCGCGGCGATCGCCGGTGAGCAGTTGAAGAAGACCGTGCTGGAACTCGGCGGCAGCGACCCGTTCGTGGTGATGCCGTCGGCCGACATCGCCGCCGCCGCGGCGGCGGCGACCACCTCCCGGTGCCTGAACAACGGCCAGTCCTGCATCTCCGCCAAGCGGTTCCTGGTGCACCGAGAGGTGTATGACGAGTTCACTGACGCGTTCGTGGCCGCGATGGCCGCCCAGGTCCTCGACGATCCGATGGCGGAGACCAGCGATGTCGGGCCGCTCGCCACCGCCAGCGGCCGGGATGAGGTGGAGGAGCAGGTACGCGACGCGGTGCTGCACGGCGCCCGGGTGCGCTGCGGAGGTGACCGCCCGAACCGGCCCGGCTGGTGGTACCCGCCGACCGTGGTCACCGATCTGACCCCGCAGATGCGGATGTGGTCCGAGGAGGTCTTTGGCCCGGTCGCGGGGGTGTTCCAGGTCGACTCGTACGCCGACGCGGTCGCGCTGGCGAATGACACTCCGTTCGGGCTCGGCGCCAACGCCTGGACCGCCGACCCCGCGGAGCAGGAGAGCTTCGTCCAGGATCTGGCGGCCGGGCTGGTCTTCATCAACGGCATCGTCACCTCGCATCCGCAGCTGCCGTTCGGCGGGATCAAGAACTCGGGCTACGGCCGGGAGTTGTCGGCCCACGGCATCCGCGAGTTCTGCAATCTGAAGACTGTGTGGATGGCCTGA
- a CDS encoding PmoA family protein: MDSDRVRLRLRDRVVAEYQLAPALDPTLAPRPFLHPVRTLRGTVVTDALPDDHRWHLGASLTVADVAGNNLWGGRTYLRDTGYTWLADHGSIQHREFLTERDDHLVARLQWLGHDGDLLLDEQRELRARLVPGHPDAWALEVSYTLTAPAGREITLGSPATNGRPGPCGYGGFFWRAAAGDAPPEVFSAAAAGEAAVNGSTADWVGLRSAGPDPYTLIFAGLGPGDHWFVRAAGYPGVCAAFAFRHPRTIPAGGTLRGRHTVVVADGRVSQPPPGTVPEVD, translated from the coding sequence ATGGACAGTGACCGGGTGCGGCTACGGCTACGGGATCGCGTCGTCGCCGAGTACCAGCTGGCACCAGCGCTCGACCCGACGTTGGCTCCCAGACCGTTCCTGCACCCGGTCCGCACCCTGCGCGGCACCGTGGTCACCGACGCGCTGCCCGATGACCACCGCTGGCACCTCGGCGCCTCACTGACCGTGGCCGACGTCGCGGGCAACAATCTATGGGGCGGCCGCACCTACCTGCGGGACACCGGCTACACCTGGCTGGCCGACCACGGCTCGATCCAGCACCGGGAGTTCCTCACCGAGCGCGACGACCACCTCGTCGCGCGCCTGCAGTGGCTTGGTCACGATGGCGACCTGCTCCTCGACGAGCAGCGCGAGCTGCGGGCACGACTGGTGCCCGGCCACCCCGACGCCTGGGCGTTGGAGGTCTCCTACACGCTCACCGCCCCAGCCGGGCGGGAGATCACCCTCGGCAGCCCGGCGACCAACGGCCGACCCGGCCCGTGTGGCTACGGCGGCTTCTTCTGGCGGGCGGCGGCCGGCGACGCCCCACCAGAGGTGTTCTCCGCCGCCGCCGCGGGCGAAGCGGCGGTGAACGGGAGCACCGCCGACTGGGTCGGGCTCCGCAGCGCGGGTCCGGATCCGTACACGCTCATCTTCGCCGGGCTGGGCCCGGGCGACCACTGGTTCGTACGGGCCGCTGGCTATCCCGGGGTCTGCGCCGCCTTCGCCTTCCGGCACCCTCGCACCATCCCCGCCGGCGGGACACTGCGCGGCCGGCACACGGTGGTGGTCGCCGACGGCCGGGTCTCGCAGCCCCCGCCGGGCACCGTGCCAGAGGTAGACTAG
- a CDS encoding RICIN domain-containing protein: MRTRSLRRRSFATLAALCVAATSWLVAMPSSPATAQVQPGTYYQLISRHSGLAVDVAGGSTSAGAEVVQHSPGQQANQQFEFVPAGNGYYRIVARHSGMALDVYNWNPDNGAEIRQWHDLSGENQQWQIVDRGDGYASFINRFSGKALDLWEWATHSGARLSQYDSHGTWNQQWQLAPVDGGGGTPPPPGGPIGWASMNGGTTGGGNASPITVTSAAALSNAVGSASPAVIHVSGTINCSGMLRTRSNKTILGVGSNATIAGCGFNINGDHNVIIRNIHFRDWNDDAVNVQESATNIWVDHNSFTNGYDGAVDVKRESDFVTVSWNHFYNHDKSMLLGHSDGHTADIGNLRVTYHHNYFDGTHTRHPRVRFGNPVHVFNNYFRDNREYGVASTMGAGVLVEGNYFQNVSNPTHVGYAASGPGSLVFRDNVLVNSGTPETGGSVASIPYSYQLTNPQNVPSTVVNGAGAGRLSF, encoded by the coding sequence ATGCGCACCCGATCCCTACGTCGCCGCAGTTTCGCGACCCTGGCGGCGTTATGTGTCGCCGCGACCAGCTGGCTGGTCGCGATGCCGAGCAGCCCGGCCACCGCCCAGGTCCAGCCGGGCACCTACTACCAGCTCATCTCCCGCCACAGCGGTCTCGCGGTCGACGTGGCCGGCGGCTCCACCAGCGCCGGCGCCGAGGTGGTCCAGCACTCCCCCGGCCAGCAGGCCAACCAGCAGTTCGAGTTCGTCCCCGCCGGCAACGGCTACTACCGGATCGTCGCCCGGCACAGCGGGATGGCGCTCGATGTCTACAACTGGAACCCGGACAACGGCGCTGAGATCCGGCAGTGGCACGACCTCAGTGGGGAGAACCAGCAGTGGCAGATCGTCGACCGGGGCGACGGGTACGCCAGCTTCATCAATCGCTTCAGCGGTAAGGCGCTGGACCTGTGGGAGTGGGCGACGCACAGCGGCGCCCGACTCTCCCAGTACGACTCCCACGGCACCTGGAATCAGCAGTGGCAGCTGGCGCCGGTCGATGGTGGTGGGGGAACCCCGCCGCCGCCCGGGGGCCCGATCGGCTGGGCGAGCATGAACGGCGGCACCACCGGGGGCGGCAACGCCTCGCCGATCACGGTAACCAGCGCCGCAGCGCTGTCGAACGCGGTCGGTTCCGCCTCCCCCGCGGTGATCCACGTCTCCGGGACCATCAACTGCTCCGGCATGCTGCGTACCCGTTCCAACAAGACCATCCTCGGAGTGGGCAGCAACGCCACCATCGCCGGCTGCGGATTCAACATCAACGGTGACCACAACGTGATCATCCGCAATATCCACTTCCGAGACTGGAACGACGACGCAGTCAACGTCCAGGAGTCGGCGACCAACATCTGGGTGGACCACAACTCGTTCACCAACGGCTACGACGGCGCGGTCGACGTCAAGCGGGAGTCGGACTTCGTCACGGTCTCGTGGAATCACTTCTACAACCACGACAAGAGCATGTTGCTGGGGCACAGCGACGGCCACACCGCCGACATCGGCAATCTGCGCGTGACCTACCACCACAACTACTTCGACGGCACCCACACCCGGCATCCCCGGGTCCGGTTCGGGAACCCGGTGCACGTCTTCAACAACTACTTCCGGGACAACCGGGAGTACGGCGTCGCCTCCACGATGGGAGCCGGGGTGCTGGTCGAGGGGAACTACTTCCAGAACGTCAGCAACCCGACCCACGTCGGCTACGCCGCGTCCGGCCCGGGCAGCCTGGTGTTCCGCGACAACGTTCTGGTCAACTCCGGCACCCCGGAGACCGGCGGCAGCGTCGCCAGCATCCCCTATTCTTACCAGCTGACCAATCCACAGAACGTGCCGTCGACGGTGGTCAACGGCGCCGGCGCCGGGAGGTTGAGCTTCTAG
- a CDS encoding pectate lyase family protein: MTSRRWAATLAATALAAGVAVAPTLASGPAAAAPPAGGPPLTALGYGKQTLPTGDGWGSAGGGTTGGSAATADQIHIATDRASLIEALGGDNATNAGNDVPKVVFVKGTIDGFEGPDGELLDCQQLADPAYDFDEYLAAYDPAVWGWQERPHGPLAEARERSMRNQEAQTVINVGPNTTIIGLDRGTLTHLTLMVNNADNVILRNLTFRDAYDCFPAWDPLDGASGNWNSNWDQLSVRRSENVWIDHNSFLTSPDDLPEYFGRKFEVYDGQLDITHTADLVTVSHNIFRDHDKMMLIGSTNNPDGGDPGRLNVTLRHNVFDGIGQRAPRMRFGKIDVYNNLFRVAVTANSFDFEYLWGVGVESQGYYENNYLDLRGSGVDPAEVIYEWGGTDLTEHGSWVRTGPGIGRPMSLLAAYNAGNDPPLGDDVGWTPQLRRGPVLPAPAVAAVVPLAAGAGKLPFLG; this comes from the coding sequence ATGACCTCGCGCAGATGGGCTGCCACCCTCGCCGCGACCGCACTGGCCGCGGGGGTCGCGGTCGCTCCCACGCTCGCCAGCGGTCCCGCCGCCGCGGCTCCACCCGCTGGCGGTCCCCCGTTGACCGCGCTCGGCTACGGCAAGCAGACCCTACCCACCGGAGACGGGTGGGGATCGGCCGGCGGCGGCACCACCGGCGGCTCCGCCGCTACCGCCGACCAGATCCACATCGCCACCGATCGAGCTTCGCTGATCGAAGCGCTCGGTGGCGACAACGCGACAAACGCTGGCAACGACGTTCCGAAGGTCGTCTTTGTCAAGGGCACTATCGACGGCTTCGAAGGGCCCGACGGCGAGCTGCTCGACTGCCAGCAGCTCGCCGACCCGGCGTACGACTTCGACGAATACCTGGCCGCCTACGACCCGGCGGTGTGGGGTTGGCAGGAGCGCCCGCACGGGCCGCTCGCGGAGGCGCGGGAGCGCTCGATGCGCAACCAGGAGGCGCAGACCGTCATCAACGTCGGCCCGAACACGACCATCATCGGGCTGGACCGGGGCACCCTGACCCACCTCACGCTGATGGTCAACAACGCCGACAACGTGATCCTCCGCAATCTCACCTTCCGCGACGCCTACGATTGCTTCCCCGCGTGGGATCCGCTGGACGGCGCGAGCGGCAACTGGAACTCCAACTGGGACCAGCTGTCGGTGCGGCGCAGCGAGAATGTCTGGATCGACCACAACTCGTTCCTGACCTCGCCCGATGACCTTCCCGAGTATTTTGGCCGCAAGTTCGAGGTCTACGACGGGCAGCTCGACATCACCCACACCGCCGACCTGGTGACCGTCTCCCACAACATCTTCCGGGATCACGACAAGATGATGCTGATCGGCTCCACCAACAACCCCGACGGCGGGGACCCGGGCCGGCTCAACGTCACGCTCCGGCACAATGTCTTCGATGGGATCGGGCAACGGGCGCCGCGGATGCGGTTCGGGAAGATCGATGTCTACAACAACCTCTTCCGGGTCGCGGTCACCGCGAACTCGTTCGACTTCGAGTATCTCTGGGGCGTCGGGGTCGAGTCGCAGGGGTACTACGAAAACAATTACCTCGATCTCCGCGGCTCCGGGGTCGACCCGGCCGAAGTCATCTACGAATGGGGCGGCACCGACCTCACCGAGCACGGCAGCTGGGTTCGCACCGGCCCCGGCATCGGCCGGCCGATGAGCCTGCTCGCGGCGTATAACGCGGGCAACGACCCGCCGCTCGGCGACGACGTCGGCTGGACGCCACAGCTGCGGCGCGGACCCGTGCTGCCGGCTCCCGCGGTCGCGGCGGTGGTGCCGCTCGCCGCCGGCGCTGGCAAGCTGCCCTTCTTGGGCTGA